In Plasmodium yoelii strain 17X genome assembly, chromosome: 6, one DNA window encodes the following:
- a CDS encoding kelch domain-containing protein, putative: MNVISKDHINISLMKRNCINDDRMDAVINNNDKNEINNNDIYPNLCFTNEITNEQILYNGKQDNINTADPDYSINNINIVDPDYSINNTNIADPDYSINNINTADPDYNINNMNIVDTDYSINNTNIADPDYSINNINTADPDYNINNMNIVDTDYNINNINIVDTDYNINNINIVDPDYNINNTNIVDPDYNINNTNIADTDYDINNTNIADTDYDINNINSDINNIPDCTGRDEENNSYTKKNTICNELNLEKSEELSDDINIVYSYVVNDSKRQMNSNNELISINITIDEDKKYVLRKKINKLPFFRYGHFLCLTKNGCILAIGGTDGKKKYALIEKYCQEKKKWKQINLMHFSRSNFCGICTGDNNLFVLGGEGNQHILKSVEYYDSKINSWRSLPPLNCVRHSASAIIFHNTIFIIGGKDGIGNYGKVHKSVEMLNLNEKNMKWKMCKSLKQARLALVAIVFDNKIYAIGGSTGVKDLKSVEIYDFKRNEWIEGPSLNFARSNFVAFPWKNHLVVYGGINNTNGESLNCAEILKEKTNRWMVLNEILEN, from the exons ATGAATGTCATAAGTAAAGATCACATAAATATCAGTTTAATGAAAAGAAATTGTATAAACGACGATAGAATGGACGCcgttataaataataatgataagaatgagataaataataatgatatatatccTAATTTATGTTTTACAAATGAAATAACAAATGaacaaattttatacaatGGTAAAcaagataatataaatacagCTGACCCTGATTATagcataaataatataaatatagttGATCCTGATTATAGCATAAATAATACGAATATAGCTGACCCTGATTATagcataaataatataaatacagCTGACCCTGattataacataaataatatgaatatagTTGACACTGATTATAGCATAAATAATACGAATATAGCTGACCCTGATTATagcataaataatataaatacagCTGACCCTGattataacataaataatatgaatatagTTGACACTGattataacataaataatataaatatagttGACACTGattataacataaataatataaatatagttGATCCTGattataacataaataatacGAATATAGTTGATCCTGattataacataaataatacGAATATAGCTGACACTGATTATGACATAAATAATACGAATATAGCTGACACTGATTAtgacataaataatataaatagtgatattaataatatacctGACTGTACAGGCAgagatgaagaaaataattcttatacaaaaaaaaatacaatatgcAATGAATTAAATCTAGAAAAAAGTGAAGAACTTTCTGATGATATAAACATAGTATATTCATATGTAGTCAATGATTCTAAAAGACAAATGAATTCCAACAACGAATTAATATCTATTAATATAACTATAGatgaagataaaaaatatgtattaagaaaaaaaataaataaattaccTTTTTTCAGATATGggcattttttatgtttaacTAAAAATGGATGTATATTAGCTATCGGGGGAAcagatggaaaaaaaaaatatgctctaatagaaaaatattgtcaagaaaaaaaaaaatggaaacaaataaatttaatgcaTTTTTCGAGATCAAATTTTTGTGGTATATGTACAGGGGATAATAATCTTTTTGTGTTAGGGGGAGAAGGTAATCAgcatatattaaaaagtgTTGAATATTATGATAGCAAAATAAATTCGTGGAGATCTTTACCCCCTCTTAATTGTGTTAGGCATTCGGCTAGTGCGATTATTTTccataatacaatttttataattgggGGAAAAGATGGAATTGGAAATTATGGAAAAGTTCATAAAAGTGTTGAAATgttaaatttaaatgaaaaaaacatgAAATGGAAAATGTGTAAATCGTTAAAACAAGCTAGGCTCGCATTGGTCGCAATAGTATTcgacaataaaatatatgctaTAG GGGGATCGACCGGAGTGAAGGATCTCAAATCAGTAGAAATTTACGACTTTAAAAGAAATGAGTGGATAGAAGGGCCCAGTTTAAATTTTGCTCGATCAAATTTTGTCGCATTTCCATGGAAAAACCACCTAGTTGTTTATGGGGGAATAAATAATACCAACGGG gAATCTTTAAATTGTGCTGAAATACTAAAAGAGAAAACAAACCGTTGGATGGTGTTAAACGAAATATTGgaaaattaa